The Lysobacter sp. HDW10 genome window below encodes:
- a CDS encoding 3-oxoacyl-ACP synthase III, translating into MLFQNVAIAGLSHVDAPVSVTSEQINAELKPTLDRLGIRTDVLKDIAGINARRLWGEERLASDAATEAARLALTDAGIDASKIGLLVNTSVSRDYLEPSTASIVAGNLKVSDTCQNFDIANACLAFINGMDLAARMIERGEIEYALVVDGETADLAYRKTLERMKRDTTTDEDFRNELATLTLGSGAAAMVLSHTRLAPDAPRYKGGVSRSATEWNTLCRGNLDRMVTDTRQLLIQGMHLAYKTFQAAVSSLGWVVGELDQFVVHQVSRVHTQSMIEKLGIDPAKVMTIFGEFGNIGPASVPIVLSKLKSKGQLKKGDRIALLGIGSGLNCTMSEVVW; encoded by the coding sequence ATGCTCTTTCAAAACGTCGCCATTGCCGGTTTGTCTCACGTGGACGCACCGGTCTCCGTCACTTCGGAGCAAATCAACGCAGAACTGAAACCCACGCTGGATCGCTTGGGTATCCGGACCGATGTGCTGAAGGACATCGCAGGCATCAACGCGCGCCGCTTGTGGGGCGAAGAGCGTTTGGCGTCGGATGCCGCAACCGAGGCCGCACGTTTGGCGCTCACCGACGCCGGCATCGATGCCAGCAAGATTGGTTTGTTGGTCAACACCTCGGTCAGCCGCGACTATCTGGAACCTTCAACCGCCAGCATCGTTGCGGGCAATCTGAAAGTGTCCGACACCTGTCAAAACTTTGACATTGCCAATGCCTGTTTGGCGTTCATCAATGGCATGGACTTGGCCGCGCGCATGATCGAACGCGGCGAAATCGAATACGCACTCGTGGTCGACGGTGAAACCGCCGATCTCGCTTATCGCAAAACGCTTGAGCGCATGAAGCGCGACACCACCACCGACGAAGATTTCCGCAACGAACTCGCCACGCTTACCTTGGGTTCGGGCGCTGCCGCGATGGTGTTGTCACATACGCGTCTCGCACCCGATGCACCGCGCTATAAAGGCGGCGTCAGCCGTTCGGCGACCGAGTGGAACACCTTGTGCCGCGGCAATCTTGATCGCATGGTCACCGACACGCGTCAGTTGCTGATTCAAGGCATGCACTTGGCTTACAAAACCTTCCAAGCAGCCGTCAGTAGCTTGGGTTGGGTTGTCGGCGAGCTCGACCAATTCGTCGTGCACCAAGTGAGCCGTGTGCACACACAAAGCATGATTGAAAAGTTGGGCATTGATCCCGCCAAGGTCATGACCATCTTCGGTGAGTTCGGCAACATCGGTCCGGCCTCGGTGCCGATCGTGTTGTCCAAATTGAAGAGCAAAGGCCAGCTGAAGAAAGGCGATCGCATCGCTTTGCTCGGCATTGGTTCGGGTTTGAACTGCACGATGTCGGAAGTCGTTTGGTAA
- the trmL gene encoding tRNA (uridine(34)/cytosine(34)/5-carboxymethylaminomethyluridine(34)-2'-O)-methyltransferase TrmL encodes MLHVILHRPEIPPNTGNVIRLCANTGAHLHLVEPLGFKIDDKQMRRAGLDYHEFARMQVHPDLETALAVIAPRRVFALSTRGRARYDQVAWQDGDAVLFGSETAGLPQAVLDALPPEQRLRVPMRPDNRSLNLSNTVAVVVFEAWRQSGFEGAAI; translated from the coding sequence ATGTTGCACGTCATTCTTCACCGCCCCGAAATTCCGCCGAATACCGGCAATGTCATCCGCCTCTGTGCCAATACGGGGGCGCATTTGCATTTGGTCGAGCCCTTGGGCTTCAAGATTGACGACAAGCAAATGCGTCGCGCCGGGCTCGATTACCACGAATTCGCCCGAATGCAGGTGCATCCGGACCTGGAAACCGCCTTGGCCGTCATTGCCCCGCGCCGGGTCTTCGCACTGAGCACGCGGGGCCGTGCGCGCTATGACCAAGTGGCATGGCAAGACGGTGATGCCGTCCTATTTGGCAGTGAGACTGCGGGCCTGCCACAGGCTGTTTTGGATGCCTTACCGCCCGAGCAACGTCTGCGGGTGCCGATGCGTCCTGACAATCGGAGTCTGAACTTGTCGAACACCGTGGCGGTGGTGGTGTTCGAAGCGTGGCGGCAATCGGGCTTCGAAGGGGCCGCAATCTGA
- a CDS encoding pitrilysin family protein: MKLRPASLALALGAALISMNPAMAASPAKAQGAQLAIPATQFTLPNGLKVIVHEDRKAPVVALHVWYRVGSKDEPAGKTGFAHLFEHLMFNGSENHPGEYFGPFEKAGVSNINGTTWLDRTNYYQVVPTTALDMALWMESDRMGHLLGAINQKVLDEQRGVVQNEKRQGQNQPYGRVDEVMLPETFPSNHPYHHDTIGSMDDLNAASLEDVKNWFRDYYGAANTVLVLTGDIDAKTAKEKVMKYFGDIAPGHPVARQAEWAAPRATSTRNQMEDRVAQTRIYREWNVPARSERDYVLLDIAADVLGGGKTSRLYQRLVFQDKLADSVSVGITPFQLASQFQLFADVKKGVDPAKVEAVIAEEWAKFLKDGPTNDELSRIKMANRASMTRSLERINTKANLLAESELYLGNANNWKRTFDWNQSATAADILAASKQWISKGDYTITVVPAKGTPAEPKITPLPAGARPADIAGASTDKLKATPSSLDRKLGVPAVTSFPEISFPNVQRGKLDNGIEVILAERHSVPVVALNMLFDSGAASDAGHKLGLAGFATGMLDEGTAKRSATQIAQDRERLGLNLGTGCSLDTCTVTANALKSNLTPSLELVADVVRNAAFNTADIERLRGQWLAQIEQEKTEPDQIAARLLAPLVYGNGHPYAVPGTGSGTTASVKSITRDDISNWTAQWIRPDNVTIVVAGDTTMAEITRELNAAFGNWKAADVARGSKHFTAAKRQSKPRVFLVDKPGAQQSVVIAGDIAPPTSVQNNLDINTANGAFGGAFTSRLNMNLREDKHWSYGARSGIGNAQHERMFRMVAPVQTDKTAESVAEMVKEVNWVRNDKPLTQAEQDKINNNAIRAMPGQYETIDAVMSTLVGNQLYNRPDNYVQTLKGELEAQKLAAVNSAAKEIIHPESLTWVVVGDLSKIEAGVRALNLGNVTVIDTDGNPVSKK, encoded by the coding sequence ATGAAGCTTCGTCCAGCCTCACTTGCCCTCGCGCTCGGTGCGGCGCTCATTTCGATGAACCCGGCCATGGCCGCCTCGCCGGCAAAGGCGCAAGGTGCGCAGCTCGCCATCCCGGCAACGCAATTCACCTTGCCGAATGGTTTGAAGGTCATCGTGCACGAAGACCGTAAGGCGCCCGTCGTGGCCTTGCATGTGTGGTACCGCGTGGGTTCGAAAGACGAACCGGCAGGCAAGACGGGCTTCGCCCACTTGTTCGAACACTTGATGTTCAACGGCTCAGAGAACCATCCGGGCGAATACTTCGGTCCGTTTGAAAAGGCCGGCGTCAGCAACATCAACGGCACCACCTGGTTGGATCGCACCAACTACTACCAAGTGGTCCCGACCACTGCGCTCGATATGGCGCTGTGGATGGAATCCGACCGCATGGGTCACTTGCTGGGTGCCATCAATCAAAAGGTGCTCGACGAACAACGCGGCGTCGTTCAAAACGAAAAGCGCCAAGGTCAGAACCAACCGTATGGCCGCGTCGACGAAGTGATGCTGCCGGAAACCTTCCCGTCGAATCACCCGTATCACCACGACACCATTGGTTCGATGGACGACTTGAACGCCGCTTCGCTTGAAGACGTCAAGAACTGGTTCCGCGATTACTACGGCGCTGCAAACACGGTGCTCGTTCTGACCGGCGACATCGACGCCAAGACCGCCAAAGAAAAAGTCATGAAGTACTTCGGCGACATCGCACCGGGTCATCCGGTTGCCCGTCAAGCCGAGTGGGCCGCGCCGCGTGCAACGTCGACGCGCAATCAAATGGAAGACCGCGTTGCACAAACGCGCATCTACCGCGAATGGAACGTGCCGGCCCGCAGCGAACGCGACTACGTGTTGCTTGATATCGCAGCCGACGTCTTGGGCGGCGGTAAAACCTCGCGCCTGTATCAGCGCTTGGTCTTCCAAGACAAGTTGGCGGACAGTGTGAGCGTGGGAATCACCCCGTTCCAGTTGGCGAGCCAATTCCAATTGTTTGCTGACGTGAAAAAGGGCGTCGATCCGGCCAAGGTTGAAGCCGTGATCGCCGAAGAGTGGGCCAAGTTCCTCAAAGACGGCCCGACCAACGATGAGTTGTCGCGCATCAAGATGGCGAACCGCGCTTCGATGACGCGCAGCCTTGAACGCATCAACACCAAGGCCAACTTGTTGGCTGAAAGCGAACTCTATCTGGGCAACGCCAACAACTGGAAGCGCACCTTTGATTGGAACCAATCCGCGACAGCTGCCGATATCTTGGCTGCGTCGAAGCAGTGGATCAGCAAAGGCGACTACACCATCACTGTTGTCCCGGCAAAAGGCACGCCTGCAGAACCGAAGATCACCCCGCTGCCCGCAGGGGCACGTCCGGCCGATATCGCTGGCGCTTCGACAGACAAACTGAAAGCCACGCCTTCCTCACTGGATCGCAAACTGGGCGTGCCGGCCGTGACCTCGTTCCCGGAGATCAGCTTCCCGAACGTGCAACGCGGCAAGCTCGACAATGGCATCGAAGTGATCTTGGCCGAGCGCCACTCGGTACCGGTCGTTGCTCTGAACATGTTGTTCGACTCAGGCGCGGCCAGCGATGCCGGCCACAAGCTGGGTCTGGCAGGCTTCGCCACCGGCATGCTCGATGAAGGCACGGCCAAGCGTTCCGCCACGCAAATCGCACAAGACCGCGAACGCTTGGGCTTGAACCTCGGCACCGGTTGCAGCCTCGACACCTGCACCGTGACCGCCAATGCATTGAAGTCGAATCTGACCCCGTCGCTTGAGTTGGTGGCAGACGTTGTGCGCAATGCTGCGTTCAACACCGCCGACATCGAACGTCTGCGCGGCCAATGGTTGGCACAGATCGAACAAGAAAAGACCGAGCCCGACCAAATCGCGGCGCGTTTGTTGGCACCCTTGGTGTATGGCAATGGTCATCCGTATGCGGTGCCGGGCACCGGTTCGGGCACCACGGCCTCGGTGAAGTCGATCACCCGTGATGACATCAGCAACTGGACCGCGCAGTGGATCCGCCCTGACAACGTCACGATCGTTGTAGCCGGTGACACCACGATGGCCGAGATCACCCGCGAATTGAACGCCGCATTCGGTAACTGGAAAGCAGCCGACGTTGCACGTGGGTCGAAGCACTTCACTGCGGCCAAACGTCAAAGCAAGCCGCGCGTGTTCTTGGTGGACAAGCCGGGCGCACAACAGTCCGTGGTCATCGCAGGTGACATCGCACCACCGACCTCGGTGCAAAACAACCTCGACATCAACACGGCCAACGGCGCATTCGGTGGCGCGTTCACTTCGCGTCTCAACATGAACCTTCGCGAAGACAAGCATTGGTCGTATGGCGCACGCAGCGGCATCGGCAATGCGCAACACGAGCGCATGTTCCGCATGGTGGCACCGGTGCAAACCGACAAGACCGCTGAATCCGTGGCCGAAATGGTCAAGGAAGTGAATTGGGTGCGTAACGACAAGCCGTTGACCCAAGCCGAGCAAGACAAGATCAATAACAACGCCATCCGCGCGATGCCGGGTCAGTACGAAACCATCGACGCTGTGATGTCGACCTTGGTCGGCAACCAGTTGTACAACCGCCCCGACAACTACGTGCAAACCCTGAAGGGTGAGTTGGAAGCACAAAAGTTGGCCGCGGTGAATTCAGCTGCGAAAGAAATCATCCACCCCGAAAGCCTGACCTGGGTGGTGGTGGGTGATCTCTCCAAGATCGAAGCCGGCGTGCGTGCTTTGAACTTGGGCAATGTCACCGTCATCGATACCGACGGCAATCCGGTCAGCAAAAAGTGA
- a CDS encoding alpha/beta fold hydrolase, whose amino-acid sequence MTLPDYPFTPKRFEVRPGIEMSYLDEGPRDGEIVIMLHGNPSWSYYWRHLVKGLSDRYRCIVPDHVGMGLSDKPDDAENAQPRYDYTLQSRVEDLDALLKHLGVDGPVTLAVHDWGGMIGSAWALNHAARIKRWVFTNTAAFPLPAEKGMPWQIAMGRHSRIGGYLIRKFNLFARGAARFGTRRRLSADVRHAYTHVYDGWQNAIATLRFMQDIPLSSKDRAWPLLEDTARALPGYAHLPVYIAWGLRDFVFDVNFYRGFERALPNAEKHPFEDAGHYVLEDKHAIIVPEIRAFLDAH is encoded by the coding sequence ATGACTCTGCCTGATTACCCCTTTACGCCGAAGCGTTTCGAAGTGCGTCCCGGCATCGAGATGTCCTATCTCGACGAAGGCCCGCGCGACGGCGAGATAGTGATCATGCTGCACGGCAATCCTTCGTGGAGCTATTACTGGCGCCATTTGGTCAAAGGTTTGTCCGACAGATACCGCTGCATCGTGCCGGACCATGTCGGCATGGGTCTGTCCGATAAACCCGATGATGCCGAGAACGCACAGCCGCGTTATGACTACACCCTGCAGTCACGCGTTGAAGATTTGGATGCATTGCTCAAACACCTCGGCGTAGACGGCCCCGTGACCCTCGCAGTACACGATTGGGGCGGCATGATCGGTTCGGCGTGGGCCTTGAACCACGCCGCTCGCATCAAACGCTGGGTCTTCACCAACACCGCTGCATTTCCACTCCCCGCAGAGAAAGGCATGCCGTGGCAAATCGCCATGGGCCGACATTCGCGCATCGGCGGCTACTTGATCCGCAAGTTCAATCTGTTTGCGCGCGGCGCAGCACGCTTTGGAACCCGCCGTCGTTTGTCAGCGGATGTTCGGCATGCTTACACACACGTGTACGACGGCTGGCAAAACGCGATCGCGACTTTGCGTTTCATGCAAGACATTCCCCTGAGCAGCAAAGACCGCGCTTGGCCTTTGCTTGAGGACACAGCGCGTGCACTGCCGGGTTATGCGCACTTGCCCGTCTATATCGCCTGGGGTTTGCGCGATTTTGTGTTCGACGTAAATTTCTATCGCGGCTTCGAACGTGCATTGCCGAATGCCGAAAAGCATCCGTTTGAAGACGCCGGTCATTACGTGCTGGAAGACAAGCACGCCATCATCGTTCCCGAAATTCGCGCCTTCTTAGACGCGCATTAA
- the trpA gene encoding tryptophan synthase subunit alpha: MSQVLPFIMAGYPTHNAHLAQLAAAKDAGIEAIELGIPHSDPIADGPVLQAAAHAAIHNGTHLRSVLSSLVGLKDTPDIVLFSYFNPLLQIGLNELLEALRDTPVRALLVVDLPFGEAPDFETALREAGYPLIPLLTPTTSIERAKQVLAERPDPGPQAPFAQRFAYVVARLGITGENTHAFDDIHARVQALQGITERPLAVGFGLGDANSLQRVRAMGVTPIVGSALVEALGSTQPLATTFAALTK; the protein is encoded by the coding sequence ATGAGCCAAGTCCTTCCTTTCATCATGGCGGGCTACCCGACGCATAACGCGCATCTCGCACAATTGGCTGCGGCGAAAGACGCAGGCATCGAGGCCATCGAACTCGGCATTCCGCACTCTGATCCAATCGCGGATGGCCCGGTACTGCAAGCGGCCGCACACGCTGCCATCCACAATGGCACACACCTGCGCTCGGTGCTGTCTTCACTGGTGGGCTTGAAAGACACGCCCGACATCGTGCTCTTCAGCTATTTCAATCCATTGCTTCAGATCGGCTTGAACGAGTTGTTAGAGGCACTGCGTGATACCCCTGTGCGTGCGCTGCTCGTCGTCGATCTACCCTTCGGTGAAGCACCAGACTTCGAAACTGCTTTGCGCGAAGCGGGCTATCCCTTGATTCCGCTGCTCACACCGACAACCTCGATCGAACGCGCCAAACAAGTGCTTGCAGAACGCCCGGACCCCGGGCCACAAGCGCCCTTCGCGCAGCGCTTCGCCTACGTCGTCGCACGCCTCGGGATCACCGGTGAAAACACGCACGCATTCGATGACATCCACGCGCGCGTGCAAGCCCTGCAAGGCATCACCGAGCGTCCGCTCGCAGTGGGATTCGGTTTAGGCGATGCCAACAGTTTGCAGCGCGTGCGCGCCATGGGCGTCACCCCGATTGTCGGCTCGGCCCTCGTAGAAGCGCTGGGTTCGACACAGCCGCTAGCCACCACGTTCGCAGCGCTGACTAAATAA
- the trpD gene encoding anthranilate phosphoribosyltransferase → MTLLTTHNPMHALSADTAAELMRMYIDQDTDPLLVGACLALMAQREPRADELFAFAQELLKVAEPFPRSSLRLLDTCGTGGDGASTANLSTLAALLLAHLGVPVAKHGNRAATSLCGSADVLEGLGYVLQRTPEAVANDLQTHQFAFLFAPSYHPLLGRLKEIRKRLGIPTIFNVLGPLLNPARPALQVLGVNRRSLMQPMAQALAMQGIERAFVVHGLSAEGCGMDELSIEGPSFVVEVRDNTVREEVTLVPRELGMGMPAQHALRIESREEAIDVASAMLAGQLHPAYRDEVANAVALQAALGLVLHRDQALTSLCDGLHEAKAVLQRGFTAPFAREAAHA, encoded by the coding sequence ATGACTTTACTCACCACACACAATCCCATGCATGCGCTTTCCGCCGACACAGCGGCGGAATTGATGCGCATGTATATCGATCAAGACACCGACCCACTCTTGGTGGGCGCTTGCCTCGCGCTGATGGCGCAACGTGAGCCGCGCGCAGACGAACTGTTTGCATTTGCGCAAGAGCTGCTCAAGGTAGCCGAACCGTTTCCCCGTTCATCGCTGCGCTTGTTGGATACCTGCGGCACCGGCGGTGACGGCGCAAGTACTGCCAACCTGAGCACACTCGCCGCGCTGCTGTTGGCACATCTGGGTGTGCCAGTGGCGAAACATGGCAATCGGGCGGCCACGTCCTTGTGCGGCAGTGCCGATGTGCTGGAAGGATTGGGCTACGTTTTGCAACGCACACCCGAAGCCGTGGCAAACGACCTGCAGACACATCAATTCGCATTCTTGTTTGCACCGAGCTACCACCCTTTGCTGGGTCGATTAAAAGAAATTCGCAAGCGCTTGGGTATCCCGACCATCTTCAATGTGTTGGGACCGCTGCTGAATCCCGCACGGCCTGCGCTGCAAGTCTTAGGTGTGAATCGGCGCAGCTTGATGCAGCCCATGGCGCAGGCACTTGCGATGCAAGGCATCGAACGTGCATTCGTAGTGCACGGTCTCTCCGCCGAGGGCTGCGGCATGGACGAGCTGTCCATCGAAGGGCCCAGCTTTGTGGTGGAAGTGCGCGACAACACAGTGCGTGAAGAAGTCACCTTGGTACCGCGCGAACTCGGGATGGGCATGCCGGCCCAACACGCATTGCGGATCGAATCGCGCGAAGAAGCCATCGATGTCGCCTCAGCCATGCTTGCGGGCCAGTTACACCCCGCGTACCGAGACGAAGTCGCCAATGCCGTAGCGCTGCAAGCTGCCTTAGGTCTGGTGCTGCATCGTGATCAAGCACTGACATCTCTGTGCGACGGCCTGCATGAAGCAAAGGCTGTCTTGCAACGCGGATTCACCGCACCCTTTGCACGCGAGGCCGCACATGCATAA
- a CDS encoding aminodeoxychorismate/anthranilate synthase component II, translating into MILLIDALDSFTYNLVQAFQMIGADVEVARYDAITLNDIHARAPQAIVLSPGPGHPTECAPHMQVAASDLQIPILGVCLGQQALVAGTGGKVTEAVEPLHGEHTLISHHGVNLFEGLPQPLKVGRYHSLIADAATLPACWRATAHTDAGEIMAIEHLALPRWGVQFHPESILTPDGAALLRNFLRMSGLTK; encoded by the coding sequence ATGATTCTGCTCATCGACGCACTCGACAGCTTCACCTACAACTTGGTGCAAGCCTTTCAAATGATCGGTGCCGACGTCGAAGTCGCGCGCTATGACGCCATCACGCTCAACGACATTCACGCGCGCGCACCACAAGCCATCGTGCTGTCGCCAGGCCCGGGCCATCCGACGGAGTGCGCGCCGCATATGCAAGTCGCGGCAAGCGATCTTCAAATTCCGATCCTCGGTGTGTGTCTCGGCCAGCAAGCCTTGGTTGCTGGCACCGGCGGCAAGGTGACTGAAGCGGTGGAGCCCCTACACGGTGAACACACCTTGATCAGCCATCACGGCGTGAACTTGTTTGAAGGGCTGCCACAGCCTTTAAAAGTCGGTCGATACCACAGCTTGATTGCCGATGCGGCCACACTGCCCGCGTGCTGGCGCGCCACCGCACACACCGACGCCGGAGAAATCATGGCGATCGAACATCTCGCGCTTCCACGTTGGGGCGTGCAATTTCATCCCGAAAGCATTCTTACGCCCGATGGCGCAGCCCTTCTTCGCAACTTCCTCCGCATGTCCGGACTGACCAAATGA
- a CDS encoding indole-3-glycerol phosphate synthase TrpC has product MHKPVLPTLDQVLAAAAPTPATHLGRVVLSEAQRAHVMPNSPLEARPLEHTFERALLNAKQQRGGAIIAEYKRASPSLGAFAADRDFREQLLAYRNGGAACVSILAEPNLFQGSTADVVAAAEFGMPRIYKGFVLGEAHLKEAQASGAQAVLLIARVLKAYTAVFADAARSAGLEPLVELHDLSEIDYARQAKARLVGINARDLASFSISSPDASPLRAAFPDAVLIRESGLRDPEDIQAAFAQGFDAVLIGEALMRSEDPQKFLEAVYA; this is encoded by the coding sequence ATGCATAAGCCCGTATTGCCCACCTTGGACCAAGTGCTGGCGGCCGCTGCACCAACGCCAGCGACACATCTTGGACGCGTGGTGTTGTCTGAAGCGCAACGCGCACACGTCATGCCGAACAGTCCACTTGAAGCACGGCCTTTGGAACATACATTCGAGCGCGCACTGCTAAACGCGAAACAACAGCGCGGTGGCGCCATCATTGCAGAGTACAAACGCGCCTCACCGTCATTAGGTGCGTTCGCCGCTGATCGCGATTTCCGCGAACAACTGCTCGCCTATCGCAACGGCGGCGCTGCCTGCGTCTCGATCTTGGCTGAACCGAACTTGTTTCAAGGCAGCACAGCGGATGTCGTGGCGGCTGCGGAATTCGGCATGCCGCGCATCTACAAAGGCTTTGTCTTAGGTGAGGCACATCTCAAAGAGGCACAGGCGAGCGGTGCGCAGGCGGTGCTGCTGATTGCGCGCGTGTTGAAGGCATACACCGCAGTCTTCGCAGACGCTGCACGCAGTGCAGGTCTTGAGCCGCTGGTCGAGCTGCATGATCTTTCCGAGATCGACTATGCGCGCCAAGCGAAGGCGCGATTGGTCGGTATCAATGCGCGCGACCTCGCCAGTTTTTCAATCAGTTCACCCGATGCCAGCCCATTGCGTGCTGCATTTCCGGATGCCGTTTTGATTCGTGAGTCCGGCCTGCGCGATCCTGAAGACATTCAAGCCGCCTTTGCGCAGGGCTTCGATGCCGTGTTGATTGGTGAAGCTTTGATGCGCAGCGAAGACCCGCAAAAATTCTTGGAGGCGGTGTACGCATGA
- the trpB gene encoding tryptophan synthase subunit beta — MRYIVMQFELPTRFGREQLGGCFAPETLMTPLLELERAFIEAMADPGFSGELRAQLRDFVGRPTALTEAPRLAAATGLKRVFLKREDQCHTGAHKINNAIGQALLAVRMGKKEIIAETGAGQHGVATAAACARLGLPCTVYMGVTDMARQAPNVARMRMFGAQVVGVESGQGTLKEAVNAALRAWAARCDQAHYILGSALGPHPFPTIVRSLQTVIGEEAREQYVARTGQLPQAVIACVGGGSNSSGLLMPFIHDDVRRIAVEAGGHGTALGEHAARLEGGTLGVLHGCKTLVLQNAYGHTAETASVSAGLDYPALGPEIAAHALEGRIEVWRASDAEALAAAHQLCALEGILPALESSHALAMLSRLASEGVSDVLLGLSGRGDKDLATYQSHMGELQ, encoded by the coding sequence ATGAGGTACATCGTTATGCAGTTTGAACTCCCCACACGTTTTGGACGCGAACAACTCGGTGGTTGTTTTGCGCCAGAAACCTTGATGACGCCGCTGCTCGAACTTGAGCGTGCCTTTATCGAAGCCATGGCAGACCCGGGCTTCTCAGGCGAACTGCGCGCGCAATTGCGTGACTTCGTCGGTCGTCCCACCGCGCTAACCGAAGCGCCGAGACTGGCAGCAGCCACCGGTCTCAAGCGCGTGTTCTTGAAGCGCGAAGACCAGTGCCACACAGGCGCACACAAGATCAACAACGCGATCGGCCAAGCATTGCTTGCGGTACGCATGGGCAAGAAAGAAATCATTGCGGAAACGGGCGCAGGTCAACACGGTGTGGCCACTGCCGCCGCATGCGCGCGACTAGGTCTGCCTTGCACCGTCTACATGGGTGTCACCGACATGGCACGCCAAGCGCCGAATGTGGCACGCATGCGCATGTTTGGTGCGCAAGTCGTTGGTGTTGAAAGCGGGCAGGGCACACTCAAAGAGGCCGTCAATGCAGCCTTGCGCGCGTGGGCAGCACGATGCGATCAGGCGCACTACATTCTGGGCAGTGCCCTCGGCCCGCATCCCTTTCCCACCATTGTGCGCAGCCTGCAAACCGTGATCGGAGAAGAAGCGCGCGAACAATACGTGGCACGCACCGGTCAGTTGCCGCAAGCGGTCATTGCCTGTGTCGGCGGTGGCAGCAACAGCAGCGGTTTGCTGATGCCTTTCATACACGACGACGTACGTCGCATTGCCGTTGAGGCGGGTGGTCATGGCACGGCTTTGGGCGAACATGCAGCGAGACTCGAGGGCGGCACGCTCGGAGTACTGCACGGCTGCAAAACCTTGGTGCTACAAAACGCCTACGGTCACACCGCCGAAACGGCATCTGTCAGCGCGGGACTCGACTATCCCGCACTCGGGCCAGAGATTGCTGCGCACGCATTGGAAGGCCGGATTGAGGTGTGGCGTGCGAGTGACGCAGAAGCATTAGCCGCCGCACATCAGCTGTGCGCGTTGGAAGGCATCTTGCCTGCACTTGAATCGAGCCATGCCCTCGCGATGCTGTCGCGCCTTGCGTCAGAAGGCGTGTCAGATGTCTTGCTTGGCCTCTCCGGTCGCGGTGATAAAGACCTCGCCACCTATCAATCACACATGGGCGAATTGCAATGA
- a CDS encoding DUF4156 domain-containing protein, with amino-acid sequence MRTCVAAVCMVWAVSACTLAPLDRAATGVRVLSAAPTGCTELSEVEVSVTGNVGPIDRNALRVKDELETLARNEAAKQSANAVLAVSSPDMGEQRFKLYRCP; translated from the coding sequence ATGCGCACGTGTGTGGCAGCGGTGTGCATGGTGTGGGCAGTTTCTGCCTGCACCTTGGCACCGTTGGACCGCGCTGCCACCGGCGTCCGCGTACTGAGCGCGGCGCCGACGGGATGCACCGAACTGTCCGAAGTCGAGGTCTCCGTGACCGGCAATGTCGGGCCGATCGACCGCAACGCACTGCGCGTCAAGGACGAGCTGGAAACCTTGGCACGCAATGAAGCAGCCAAGCAAAGTGCCAACGCCGTTCTGGCCGTTTCAAGCCCTGACATGGGCGAACAGCGCTTCAAGCTGTACCGCTGTCCGTGA